The Pontibacter korlensis sequence CACCAAAAGCGTTTTATATTCAAGGGCTGCCAGGCTAGCTGCAAGGTTAATGGCTGTAGTGGTTTTACCTACACCACCTTTCTGATTGGCAACCGCAATAATTTTTCCCATGTTATACCTATAGTTCAATAGTTTGACCTATCTCCATCAAAATAAGTTCCTTATCTGCCATTTGCGCCACTTCCTTTACTTCTTCCTTGTCTATCTGTATGTAAGGGAATGTATCAAAGTGCATTCCAATAACTGTATCTACCTGTACAAAGTCTGCCGCTATCATCGCGTCATGAATGTCCATAGTGAAATTATCACCGATAGGCAGTAGGGCGAAGTCTACATCAAACTGCTCTGGTATAAGCTTCATATCGTAAGTAAGTGCGGTATCGCCAGCGAAGTAGAATGTTTTCTCTTCGGCTTCTACCACAAAGCCTGCCGCACTACCAGCGTAAGTACCATCTGGCAAAGAGCTCGAGTGGATAGCATTTACCATCTTTACTGTTCCAAAAGGAAGCGTAACTTTCCCACCTGTGTTCATTGGGTGTAGTTTTTCGATTCCTTTCGCGCCATACCAGTTAACAATTTCGAAAGTGGCAATAATGGTGCTGTTGTTGTTCTTAGCTATCTGTTCTGCATCGTGTACATGGTCCTGATGGCCATGCGACAGCAGGATATAGTCAGCTTTGATATCGTCTACGTTGATGCTGGATGCTAACTCGTTAGGGGAGATGAAGGGATCGAACAACACACGATTTTCTCCGATTTCGAATAAAAAGCAAGACTGGCCGTAGTACGTTATTTTCATAATTTTATCGAATTTAGCTTGTATATGCCTACGCAAGATAGTTTAAACTTCTACAAAGATACATTTTTTTGGCCAATTTGTCTGTGGCTTCTATACCAGTTATCCTTTATTTATCCACATTCTAAAGGCTTTTTGGCATCTTGCTTAGCCACTTTTGGGTCTGGTCAAAGTGTGCTGGAATGATGAGCCTATTCACTATAAGCGGCAGGTGTAAGCTTCATCTCTAGAGGCAGTACTTACTTGAGTCAGGCTAAACAAGTATAAGGCGGCAGTTGTGAGATGTATATTTGTTTTTATTCTGCAATTAATCTAAAGTATAAATTTAAAGAAAGGGAGCTAACTGCTAATCATTCACAGCTCTTATAATCTTAATTATAAATCCTATAGTAAGAATTAGTCAGTACTTTTATGTAGTTGGGGAGAGTTTGGCCGCTGGTTACGCGGGTAAAGGTTGTCTACTTTTACATGCTCCTTAGGCACCTTACTCTGTTGCTCGATGAGATCTTTGTTTGACCTTTCCTCTTCCACTACACGTGCTTCTTTATTTACCTTCGGGATTTCAGCACTCGGTCATAGTTTGTTTGTTCCAAGGTACAGTAGCGTGAACAACGGTTGACTAGAAGTAAGACTCAATTTATTTCTTGAAATGTTGTTTAAAAGGAGCCAGCATGGTTTTTCTGCTTTGCTTATTCTTGCCGCTCATTCAGTAGCTGCATTACAAGCTCGTGCAACTGCTTAATTACTTGCTGCAGTTTCTCCGGGCCTTCCTGCTGATGCTTTATTCGTTTAACCTCTTTGTTGTCTTTGTAGAAAGTTAGGTAGGAGGAAGGTATATCTGTAAAAGTGGATAAGTAATTGTTTTCTAGTGATGTATGGTTTAGATCCTTAAGTGTTGCTTGTACTTCTTGTAATTGGTTCTTGGTGAGGCGAAGGCTTAGTGTGTCCTGCACGGGGACGTAGCGAAGGCCTTCATACAACACAGTACCGTCGCTGTAAAAGGTGGCGTTATAAGCTGGGCATGTGCCGTAGCATGGTGTTTTCTGAAACAGTAACAGCTCCTGTGGTGTATTGCTTCGGGCGGTGCTATTGGTGCAGCTGCTCACAAGAAATATCCATAGTAGAGGAATAGTAAGTTGTAAGAATAAGTGCAAAGGCTGATGCATGCTATACTTTATTTTTGCTGCTGTTCAAGTTTTCGAAACTTACCATTTTCAAACACATAGGCCTCTGGAGTACAGTAGTTGCATTCGTTGTAATTTACAGCCGAGTCTGGGGGATTTACGATTAGTACGCGACTGTTGGTGCTGTATTTTGCGCCCATGCTGCTCTGCACCTTATCCAGCACCTTACCGCTTTCGCGGTCTACCACAAAATGCTGCTGGCAACTGGTGCCACATCCTATACTTACCACCGTATACTTTCCGGCAAAGTTTACTCCTTCCTCAAGTCCTTGCCGAAGCATAGATCTATAAGTGCGGGCATCTTCATGGCTTTTTTCATCTAGGGGAGCTAGATTGCCTCTGTACATGTTTCCTACGCCATAATCGCCGCTATTCATGTATTGTTCTGTTGATATACGATACCGGTTATACAAGTCACTGGAATCATTATAAGGCACTGTCATTGAGTCCTCAGCAAGATCTTCGGCTAACTCGGGGTGTGTGCCGGCCAGGCCGTTATCTTTCTGAGTGTCCTGTTGGCAGCTTATTATGCTTAGCGGTACGAGTAGTAGTAAGGGTGATAGTTTGTATTTAATTCTGTCCTTCATATATAGTGTGTATACGGAAAATCTACTGCTTTAGACATAAAAAAAGCCTTTCCTAAGCAGGAAAGGCTTTTTATTAAATATGATTAGAAGATTACTTCTTTGCTTTGTTGCGCTTTTGCTGCTCCAGTTCTTGTGCCTGGCGCATTGCTTCCTGCATACGCTCTGTGAAAGAAGGACCGCCTTTTTTCTTTTTCTCTTTAATCTTGTGCTTGTTCTCTTCCAGTCTGGTTCTGATTTTAGAATCATCTACAAACTTGCGAATAGCAGCCTGCTGACCAAATGTTACAATGTTGGAAACAAAGTAGTAGAAAGAAAGACCGGCAGGGAAGGAGTTAAGTACAAACATGAAGATCACAGGCATTAAGTAGCTGTAAAACTTCATTGGCCCCTGCATCTGAGAGTTAATCTGGTTGTTTGACCAAGTATAAAGTATGGTAGATGCTGTCATCAGCAACGTAAACATACTTACGTGGCTACCATAGAAAGGAATTGTGAATGGCAATTTGGCAAACACATCATAGGTAGACAAGTCATTAGCCCATAGGAAAGCCTCCTGACGCAATTCTATCGAGTTCGGGAAGAAGTTGAACATCGCGAACAGGATAGGAATCTGCAGCAGCATTGGAATACAGCCACTCAGCGGATTCACGCCCATCTCCTGGTAAAGCTTCATGGTTTCCATCTGCGTCTTCTGCATGTCACCATCGTTACGCTCCTTGATGGCGTCAATCTCAGGCTTCAGCACTTTCATCTTCGCCATCGACAAGTATGACTTGTATGTCAGAGGGAAGAGAATGGTTTTGATGTAGAGAACCAGCAGCATGATTATGATACCGTAATTGCCGATATAGTTCTCCAGGAAGTCAAACGCAGGAATGATAAGCCATTTGTTCACGTATGAGAAGATACCCCAACCTAAATCAAGGTTCTTGTCGAAATCGTTTCCGATGTTCTTCAGGATCTTGTAATCATTCGGACCAAAGTAGTACATGAACTCACCTTTGCCAGAAAGCACATCCTGTGTCGGGATCAGTATTTGAGATGATAAGGCTTTTACAATCGTAGTGTCAGCAGGGTCAACAGAGGCTTCCATTTTTGCTCCAGCAAACTGATTTCCTGCTATGATACCTGCTGTAAAGAAGTTCTGCTTATTAGCTACCCACTTAAGAGGCTCTTGAACAGTTACTGTTTCTGTCTCTTCAGAAATAGAAAGGTAATCGTAACCATCTTCTACTGTAGCAAAGTTAATAGTGGATTTAGCGCGGTTCTGCTTCAGGTCGCGCTCCAGCTGCTTTAACTTATCATTCCATGTGAAGGTAAGAGTGTTGCCAGATACCAGCTGCTCCAAGCCTTTAAAGTCAAGCTTATAGCCCATCAGGAAGTTTTCGTTGTAGAGCGTGTACACCTGGTCGATGTACTGGCCGTTGCCTAAGCTTGCACGGAAAGTAATGGTCTTGCCTGACTTGTCTTCTGTTTTAACTTCTTTTACCTCAGAAGCAGTGAAGTAAAGGTCAGATAGCTGCACTCTCTTGCCATCGTTTGTAGCAAAAGCTACATCAGTGGTGCTGCTCTCGCTGTCGAACAACACAAGCGGCTCACCTTGGTAAGTTTTGTAATTCTTTAGCAGTACCTCTTCTACTTGTCCGCCTTTGGTATTAAAGGTAACGCGGATGTTCTCGTTCTCGAGTGTAGCAGTACTGGCCTCGCCGGTTGCGGCAGCGCCAAAAGCACCCAGAGCTGTCGCTCTGCGAGCCTGTGCCAGCGAGTCATTCTCAGCAGTTGCTGGTGCACTTTGCAGCTGCTCTACCTTGGCTGTTTCTTGTACTGCCTGCTGCTGCGGCTCTGTACTCCCGAAGAAGAACGAGTAAGCTAAAAGCAGCACAGCAATCAATCCGAAGCCAATTGCTTGATTTCTATCCATTTACTTTTTTTGAATTGTGTGTATTGCGCTTATTTAGATTTAGCAAAATTAATAGCCGCCTTCACAAACTTCACGAAGAGCGGGTGAGGGTTCAGAACGGTACTCTTTAACTCCGGATGATACTGTGCAGCCACAAACCATGGATGGTTTTGCAACTCAATCACCTCTACCAAGCCTGTGTCCGGGTTAATGCCTGTAGCATGCATACCAGCTTCCTCAAAAGCCTGTAAATACTTGTTATTGAACTCGTAACGGTGGCGGTGACGCTCCGAAATCTTTGACTTCCCGTAAATAGAATAAGCCTTAGAACCTCTTTTTAGTTCACAAGTATAAGCACCAAGACGCATTGTGCCACCCATTTGCGTGATTTGTTTTTGATCTTCCATCATATCAATCACAGGGTGTGGAGTTTCCGGATTCATCTCTGTAGAGGCAGCTCCTTCAAGGCCCAGTACGTTACGGGCAAACTCTACGGCCGCGC is a genomic window containing:
- a CDS encoding metal-dependent hydrolase, coding for MKITYYGQSCFLFEIGENRVLFDPFISPNELASSINVDDIKADYILLSHGHQDHVHDAEQIAKNNNSTIIATFEIVNWYGAKGIEKLHPMNTGGKVTLPFGTVKMVNAIHSSSLPDGTYAGSAAGFVVEAEEKTFYFAGDTALTYDMKLIPEQFDVDFALLPIGDNFTMDIHDAMIAADFVQVDTVIGMHFDTFPYIQIDKEEVKEVAQMADKELILMEIGQTIEL
- a CDS encoding DUF6438 domain-containing protein, with the translated sequence MHQPLHLFLQLTIPLLWIFLVSSCTNSTARSNTPQELLLFQKTPCYGTCPAYNATFYSDGTVLYEGLRYVPVQDTLSLRLTKNQLQEVQATLKDLNHTSLENNYLSTFTDIPSSYLTFYKDNKEVKRIKHQQEGPEKLQQVIKQLHELVMQLLNERQE
- the yidC gene encoding membrane protein insertase YidC: MDRNQAIGFGLIAVLLLAYSFFFGSTEPQQQAVQETAKVEQLQSAPATAENDSLAQARRATALGAFGAAATGEASTATLENENIRVTFNTKGGQVEEVLLKNYKTYQGEPLVLFDSESSTTDVAFATNDGKRVQLSDLYFTASEVKEVKTEDKSGKTITFRASLGNGQYIDQVYTLYNENFLMGYKLDFKGLEQLVSGNTLTFTWNDKLKQLERDLKQNRAKSTINFATVEDGYDYLSISEETETVTVQEPLKWVANKQNFFTAGIIAGNQFAGAKMEASVDPADTTIVKALSSQILIPTQDVLSGKGEFMYYFGPNDYKILKNIGNDFDKNLDLGWGIFSYVNKWLIIPAFDFLENYIGNYGIIIMLLVLYIKTILFPLTYKSYLSMAKMKVLKPEIDAIKERNDGDMQKTQMETMKLYQEMGVNPLSGCIPMLLQIPILFAMFNFFPNSIELRQEAFLWANDLSTYDVFAKLPFTIPFYGSHVSMFTLLMTASTILYTWSNNQINSQMQGPMKFYSYLMPVIFMFVLNSFPAGLSFYYFVSNIVTFGQQAAIRKFVDDSKIRTRLEENKHKIKEKKKKGGPSFTERMQEAMRQAQELEQQKRNKAKK